In Microbacterium pumilum, the following proteins share a genomic window:
- the istA gene encoding IS21 family transposase yields MITLEDWALIRRLAAEGVPKARIAERLGISRTTVVKAVQSDAPPRYERRAAPTSFSPFEARVRALLENDPELPAVVIAERVEWPGSITWFRENVKRLRPEHRRIDPADRLTWDPGDAAQCDLWFPPKKIPLEDGTTKLLPVLVITPAYSRFITARMIPTRKTEDLLLGSWELIQQLGRVPRRLIWDNEPGIGRGKRHATGVDAFMGTLATKLVLLPPKDPESKGVVERRNGWFEKSFMPGRSFTSPADFDAQFTAWLERINGRVVRTTKAAPVDRLDADRAAMLPLPPIPLHLGWRNRVRLGRDYYVRLDTNDYSVDPRIIGRLVDVSADLDRVRVRADGRVVADHARVWARGMTVTDPGHVELAARLRKQFQHPRAVVAGDDLARDLSDYDRAFGLAGEEAD; encoded by the coding sequence GTGATCACTTTGGAGGATTGGGCGCTGATCAGGAGGCTGGCGGCGGAGGGCGTGCCGAAGGCGCGTATCGCTGAGCGGTTGGGGATCTCGCGAACCACCGTCGTGAAGGCGGTGCAGTCAGATGCGCCGCCCAGATATGAGCGGCGAGCGGCCCCGACGTCGTTCTCTCCGTTCGAGGCGCGGGTGCGTGCCCTGCTTGAGAACGATCCGGAGTTGCCGGCGGTGGTGATCGCCGAGCGGGTCGAATGGCCGGGCTCGATCACGTGGTTCCGGGAGAACGTGAAACGGTTGCGACCGGAGCATCGCAGAATCGACCCTGCGGACCGATTGACCTGGGATCCCGGTGACGCGGCCCAGTGCGATCTGTGGTTCCCGCCTAAGAAGATCCCGCTCGAGGACGGCACGACAAAGCTGTTACCGGTGCTGGTGATCACACCGGCATATTCGCGATTCATCACCGCCAGGATGATCCCGACGCGCAAGACCGAGGATCTGCTGCTGGGGTCATGGGAGCTGATCCAACAGCTGGGTCGGGTTCCGCGCCGGCTGATCTGGGACAACGAGCCCGGCATCGGCCGCGGGAAGCGACACGCGACCGGGGTGGACGCGTTCATGGGAACGCTGGCGACGAAGCTCGTGCTGTTGCCACCGAAGGATCCGGAATCCAAGGGTGTCGTTGAGCGTCGCAACGGATGGTTCGAGAAGTCGTTCATGCCCGGCCGGTCGTTCACTTCACCGGCGGACTTTGACGCGCAGTTCACGGCATGGTTGGAGCGGATCAACGGCCGGGTGGTGCGCACCACGAAGGCGGCGCCGGTCGATCGATTGGACGCGGATCGGGCGGCGATGCTGCCGTTGCCGCCGATCCCGTTGCATCTGGGATGGCGGAACCGGGTCCGTCTCGGACGGGACTACTACGTCCGACTCGACACGAACGACTACTCCGTCGATCCACGGATCATCGGACGGCTCGTGGACGTGTCAGCCGACCTGGACAGGGTCAGAGTCCGCGCAGACGGGCGGGTCGTCGCCGACCACGCGCGGGTCTGGGCGCGAGGGATGACCGTCACCGATCCCGGGCACGTGGAGCTCGCAGCCCGTCTTCGAAAGCAATTCCAGCACCCTCGCGCTGTCGTCGCAGGCGATGACCTGGCCCGGGACCTGAGCGACTACGACCGAGCGTTCGGTCTCGCCGGTGAGGAGGCCGACTGA
- the istB gene encoding IS21-like element helper ATPase IstB: MASTKTTDAAKQITYLASALKAPRINEAAGRMADQARDAGWSFEDYLAAVLEREVSARNASGAELRIKAAGFPARKTLEDFDWDAQPASRQQIASLASGGFLLEARNVVLLGPPGTGKTHLATALGIVAARHGHRVLFATATDWVARLTDAHRQGRLPQELARLRRYGLIIVDEVGYLPFEQDAANLFFQLVSSRYEHASLVLTSNLPFSGWGGVFGDQAVAAAMIDRIVHHADVLTLKGASYRLRGRGIDSLPSIRTTTDETRR, translated from the coding sequence ATGGCATCGACGAAGACAACGGACGCCGCGAAGCAGATCACCTATCTCGCCAGCGCTCTGAAAGCACCACGGATCAACGAAGCCGCCGGCCGGATGGCTGATCAAGCACGCGACGCCGGATGGTCGTTCGAGGACTATCTCGCCGCCGTCCTCGAACGGGAAGTGAGCGCCCGCAATGCGTCCGGCGCGGAGCTGCGGATCAAAGCCGCCGGGTTCCCGGCCCGGAAGACGCTCGAGGACTTCGACTGGGATGCCCAACCCGCGAGTCGGCAGCAGATCGCGTCTCTCGCGTCGGGCGGGTTCCTGCTGGAAGCCCGCAACGTCGTGCTGCTGGGTCCCCCCGGAACCGGGAAGACCCATCTCGCGACGGCACTCGGGATCGTCGCTGCACGGCATGGGCATCGGGTGTTGTTCGCGACCGCGACGGACTGGGTCGCTCGCCTCACCGACGCGCACCGGCAGGGCCGGCTCCCGCAGGAGCTCGCCCGGTTGCGGCGCTACGGGCTGATCATCGTCGACGAGGTCGGCTACCTCCCGTTCGAGCAAGACGCCGCGAACCTGTTCTTCCAGCTCGTCTCATCTCGCTACGAACACGCGTCGCTCGTCCTCACCTCCAACCTGCCGTTCAGCGGCTGGGGCGGCGTCTTCGGCGACCAAGCAGTCGCCGCCGCGATGATCGACCGAATCGTCCACCACGCCGACGTCCTCACCCTCAAAGGCGCCAGCTACCGGCTCCGCGGGCGAGGCATCGACAGCCTCCCCAGTATCCGCACCACCACCGACGAAACCCGTCGCTAG
- a CDS encoding alcohol dehydrogenase catalytic domain-containing protein, with product MSTVTAAEVDIDDSVTLTMNAARLHEIGGRFQLDEVERPTPGERDVVIRVEACNVVPNLKNVITSYPDWFPFLPLPQLPAIFGLDSAGVVVDVGTQVRNVRPGDRVYLNPGRDSGDSHASRRGERINDPAYTFQGYFGFGEGSQTIFEDYPQGGFCEFQKAPADGLVILPDEVSFEQACRFGYLGTAYSALRKAGAGSGTTVLINGGTGTLGVGAVLNALAMGAPKILVMARNPELLERVRLLSPRRIVTISHGEQPIPEWVRSHTDGLGADIFIDAVGPGAPKEITLAGIESLRRGGRMVDIGGMSEDLPLEMFRLMCFQISVIGSLWFSVAEGQDMAAMAAAGTLDLSVFDHEVFPLSAVNEALASLESRTGGFTNVVIAPGATF from the coding sequence ATGAGCACAGTTACCGCAGCGGAAGTCGACATCGACGATTCTGTGACCCTGACGATGAATGCCGCACGCCTCCACGAGATCGGTGGCCGGTTCCAACTCGACGAGGTAGAGCGACCCACTCCCGGCGAGCGAGATGTCGTCATCCGAGTAGAGGCGTGCAACGTCGTCCCGAACCTCAAGAACGTCATCACGTCGTATCCCGACTGGTTCCCGTTCCTCCCCCTCCCTCAGCTGCCGGCCATCTTCGGGCTGGACTCCGCCGGCGTCGTTGTGGACGTGGGCACCCAGGTGCGGAATGTTCGCCCGGGCGACCGGGTCTATCTGAACCCCGGTCGTGACTCTGGTGATTCGCACGCATCCCGGCGGGGAGAGCGGATCAATGACCCGGCCTACACCTTCCAGGGATACTTCGGCTTCGGCGAAGGATCCCAGACGATCTTCGAGGACTATCCCCAGGGTGGATTCTGTGAGTTCCAGAAGGCGCCGGCTGACGGTCTGGTGATCCTCCCGGATGAAGTCAGTTTCGAACAGGCGTGCCGGTTCGGCTACCTCGGAACCGCGTACTCCGCGCTCCGGAAGGCCGGCGCTGGCTCCGGCACGACCGTGCTTATCAATGGTGGTACGGGCACGCTCGGCGTAGGAGCCGTACTTAATGCGCTGGCGATGGGTGCACCGAAGATCCTCGTCATGGCGCGCAACCCCGAGCTTCTGGAGCGCGTTCGCCTCCTCTCGCCGCGACGGATCGTCACGATTTCCCACGGCGAGCAGCCGATCCCCGAGTGGGTTCGCTCACACACAGACGGGCTGGGAGCCGACATCTTCATCGATGCTGTTGGTCCCGGGGCGCCGAAAGAAATCACACTCGCCGGAATCGAGTCCCTCCGTCGCGGCGGTCGCATGGTCGACATCGGAGGCATGTCAGAGGATCTTCCGCTTGAGATGTTCCGTCTGATGTGCTTCCAGATCAGCGTGATCGGATCGCTCTGGTTCTCCGTGGCTGAAGGTCAGGACATGGCTGCGATGGCGGCCGCCGGGACCCTGGATCTCTCGGTGTTCGACCACGAGGTGTTTCCGCTCTCGGCAGTCAATGAAGCTCTGGCCTCGCTAGAGAGCCGAACCGGCGGCTTTACAAACGTGGTCATCGCGCCCGGCGCAACATTCTGA
- a CDS encoding ricin-type beta-trefoil lectin domain protein, with protein MARLLATFVAALSLSVPISAAAATTPDQPPVGIVLGPGGSCLDVAGAETADGTSIQLYECNGTPAQTWQPFADGTLRALGKCLDSGTYGNFGYLVQLRTCDGNRAQRWIGQEDQLATSTGNGCITATTDSELGIRGCVDDETQRFAFPVARGPLVGLGGMCLEVGPPSGADASRVSLHTCTNADAQSWSRPTDGTVRSLDKCLDVVAAGSANGTRVQAYRCNGTAAQLWNLHANGTLLNPSTGKCLDVDGPRGRDGAPLQIWDCFSGADQQWGAAVWSARDGARAPAQWQYGPASFVGALRADRVGVESGQLFIDGATQGTVQGRHGTQISDGALRTSVTSVSATCNAVRLDLGSVTAFGAAGGDATTIPSLTIRLAPDRTEKNASLRYCAIAVALRAGASPQDIARRLNAIL; from the coding sequence ATGGCAAGACTGCTGGCAACGTTCGTGGCAGCTCTCAGTCTTTCCGTTCCGATCTCCGCTGCTGCTGCGACCACGCCTGATCAACCGCCTGTCGGGATAGTGCTGGGCCCAGGCGGCTCGTGCCTCGATGTGGCGGGGGCTGAGACCGCCGACGGAACGTCCATTCAGTTGTACGAGTGCAACGGCACACCCGCGCAGACGTGGCAGCCCTTTGCCGACGGAACATTACGAGCGCTCGGCAAGTGTCTCGACAGCGGCACGTACGGGAACTTCGGATATCTCGTTCAGCTCCGCACTTGCGACGGGAATCGTGCACAGCGTTGGATCGGCCAAGAAGATCAGCTTGCGACATCGACGGGCAATGGATGCATTACGGCGACGACCGATTCCGAACTGGGCATCCGCGGGTGCGTCGACGACGAGACCCAGCGCTTCGCTTTTCCCGTGGCCAGGGGACCGTTGGTCGGACTCGGAGGAATGTGCCTGGAGGTGGGGCCGCCAAGTGGAGCTGACGCCAGCCGCGTCAGCCTGCACACCTGTACTAATGCAGATGCGCAGTCCTGGTCACGTCCGACGGACGGCACGGTCCGATCGCTGGATAAGTGCCTCGACGTTGTTGCTGCGGGCAGTGCGAATGGCACGCGTGTTCAGGCATACCGCTGTAACGGAACTGCCGCTCAACTCTGGAATCTGCACGCCAATGGCACCTTGCTCAATCCGTCCACTGGCAAGTGCCTGGACGTAGATGGCCCGCGAGGGCGGGATGGCGCTCCCCTGCAGATCTGGGACTGCTTCAGTGGTGCGGATCAGCAGTGGGGGGCCGCCGTATGGTCGGCGCGCGACGGAGCTCGAGCGCCAGCGCAGTGGCAGTACGGCCCAGCGTCGTTCGTCGGCGCTTTGCGTGCTGATCGCGTAGGTGTGGAGTCCGGGCAGCTCTTCATCGACGGAGCGACCCAGGGCACCGTCCAGGGGCGTCACGGCACTCAAATCTCCGACGGGGCACTGCGCACGTCGGTGACGAGTGTGTCGGCCACGTGCAATGCGGTGCGACTGGATCTGGGGTCGGTGACGGCGTTCGGCGCCGCCGGTGGCGACGCGACGACCATCCCTTCCCTCACCATCCGGTTGGCCCCGGACCGCACCGAGAAGAACGCGTCACTCCGTTACTGCGCGATTGCGGTCGCGTTGAGGGCCGGCGCTAGTCCCCAGGACATTGCGCGCCGACTCAACGCCATCCTTTGA
- a CDS encoding FUSC family protein — MTKVASVRISQSLRAVVRDLTRIGPHNNAHAPAIRLGISTLAPALLLLSLGRDDLIPYALLASTVAVYGRASNRWSRVRMQAQAASAIVLAITLGAIVAGAPSWVLVCGAAMTAGVTTLLSDRLRWAPGGALFPTFSFGVASSISGADIGTIVITAVLAAAFALSMAAVASARNPSGNAHVPASPTPSSRVSITHATVCMVGGLLSGLLAVMLGFPNPYWAVVAAVVPIVGMYSAAQLLRAVHRLVGTAVGLLIALVLSAFSLSPIATLLVIAALLVGTELVIARNYSLAMLFVTPAIIEMSLLGVERYPVAELLQARLWETIMGVCIATLLVGATHRVRHPRGSSDSRRRGS; from the coding sequence ATGACCAAGGTCGCCAGCGTGAGAATCTCTCAATCCCTCCGTGCGGTAGTCCGCGACCTCACGCGTATCGGCCCCCATAACAACGCGCATGCGCCGGCGATCCGCCTCGGGATCTCAACACTCGCTCCCGCCCTGCTACTGCTGTCCCTGGGCCGGGACGACCTGATCCCCTACGCGCTCCTCGCCTCAACGGTCGCCGTCTACGGGCGCGCGAGTAATCGGTGGTCACGGGTTCGCATGCAGGCGCAGGCGGCGAGTGCGATCGTGCTGGCCATCACACTCGGCGCGATTGTCGCGGGAGCGCCCTCGTGGGTGCTCGTCTGCGGTGCCGCAATGACCGCAGGCGTCACAACCCTGTTGTCTGATCGCTTGCGTTGGGCGCCTGGCGGCGCGCTGTTCCCGACATTCAGTTTCGGAGTCGCCTCGTCGATTTCCGGCGCGGACATCGGAACGATTGTCATCACCGCTGTGCTAGCCGCTGCGTTCGCACTGAGCATGGCTGCGGTCGCTTCGGCGCGCAACCCGAGTGGAAACGCTCACGTGCCAGCATCCCCAACTCCATCGTCGCGCGTGAGTATCACCCACGCGACGGTATGCATGGTCGGCGGGCTGCTCTCCGGTCTGCTGGCGGTGATGCTCGGGTTTCCGAATCCGTACTGGGCGGTCGTGGCGGCCGTCGTTCCCATCGTGGGCATGTATTCGGCCGCGCAGTTGCTGCGCGCGGTCCACCGATTGGTGGGTACTGCCGTCGGCCTGCTGATCGCGCTTGTCCTGTCGGCCTTTTCGCTTAGTCCGATAGCCACACTCCTCGTGATCGCAGCCCTCCTGGTGGGTACCGAGCTGGTGATCGCGCGCAATTACTCGTTGGCGATGTTGTTCGTCACGCCGGCGATCATTGAGATGAGTCTGCTGGGAGTCGAGCGATATCCCGTCGCAGAGTTGCTGCAGGCACGCTTGTGGGAGACGATCATGGGGGTTTGTATTGCGACACTCCTGGTCGGCGCTACACACCGGGTACGGCATCCTCGCGGTTCGTCTGATTCGCGCCGGCGCGGGTCCTGA
- a CDS encoding isochorismatase family cysteine hydrolase, translated as MTIDIAHAAVIAVHLQNDIVQPDGAFGPFFAASASERGIVEKGAAVLEAARAASLPVYYTRVGWDAGHETLVTNSPLMSIVAEHKCLVNGTWQTEILEAVRPGDRDIVLTNERVSGFAGSILEQLLRDQGIKTVVIFGVATNVSVESTVRSAADLGFNVVLVEDASSAATQEIHDATIQSLVLLATIATSQELIADLAVSV; from the coding sequence ATGACAATCGACATCGCACACGCTGCCGTCATCGCCGTCCATCTTCAGAATGACATCGTCCAGCCAGACGGCGCGTTCGGTCCCTTCTTCGCAGCCAGCGCTTCCGAACGCGGAATCGTCGAGAAAGGCGCAGCTGTGCTCGAGGCCGCACGTGCCGCCTCGCTTCCCGTCTATTACACCCGCGTGGGTTGGGATGCCGGCCACGAAACTCTCGTCACAAACTCACCTTTGATGAGCATCGTCGCCGAACACAAGTGCTTGGTGAATGGCACCTGGCAAACGGAGATCCTCGAGGCGGTCCGTCCCGGCGACCGCGACATCGTTCTCACCAACGAGCGTGTCAGCGGATTCGCCGGGAGCATTCTCGAACAGCTGCTGCGAGATCAAGGCATCAAGACCGTGGTCATCTTCGGCGTGGCTACCAACGTCTCCGTCGAGAGCACCGTGCGATCCGCCGCAGACCTCGGCTTCAACGTCGTGCTCGTGGAGGATGCGAGTTCGGCAGCCACTCAGGAGATCCATGATGCGACGATCCAATCCCTCGTGCTGCTCGCGACTATCGCAACAAGTCAAGAACTGATCGCGGACTTGGCGGTATCTGTCTGA